DNA sequence from the Halobacterium sp. DL1 genome:
TCGTCATGTCCGTGAGGATGACGAGCACGTGGTAGCCCTTCTCGAAGGCGAGGTACTCGGCGGTCGTCAGCGCCAGCCGCGGCGTGATGGTCCGCTCGACTGCGGGGTCGTCCGCGAGGTTCATGAAGACGACAGACCGTTCGAGTGCGCCGGTGCGCTCGAAGTCGTCCATGAACTCGTTGGCCTCCTCGGCGGTGATACCCATCGCGCCGAAGACGACTGCGAACTCGCTGCCCTCCTCGTCGCCGCCTTCCTCCTCCTCCGGCACGGAGGCCTGGCGGGCGATCTGGAGCGCGAGGTCGTTGTGCGGCAGGCCCGAGGCCGAGAAGATCGGTAGCTTCTGGCCGCGGACGAGCGTGTTCATCCCGTCGACCGCGGAGACACCCGTCTGGATGAACTCCTCGGGGTACTCGCGGGCGTGGGGGTTGATTGCCTCGCCGACGATGTCCTGGCGCTCCTCGGGAACGATGTCTGGACCGCCGTCGATGGGGTCGCCGGAGCCGTCGAGGACGCGACCGAGGAGGTCCTCGGTCACGGGCATCTTCAGCGTCTCGCCCAGGAACCGGACGGACGCGTCCTGGCCGATACCTTCGGTGCCCTCGAAGACCTGAATGGCGACGAACTCGTCGCTGGACTCGAGCACCTGGCCGCGCTTCACGTCGCCGTTAGGGGTCTCGATCTCGACGATCTCGTCGTAGGCGACTGGCTCGTCGACGTCGACGAACACCAGCGGGCCACTGATCTCGGTGATTGTCTGGTACTCTTTCATTAGTACTTGTCACGCAGTTGCTCGGTGAGCTCTGCCTTGAGGTCCTCGATGTACGTCTCCCAGTCCTCCTGGACGCCCATCCGGTTCAGCTTCGGCGCGGCGTCGACGTCCTGGATCTCCTCCGGGGGAACGCCGGCGTCGAGTGCGTCGAAGGCCTCGTCACTGAACGTCTGGATGGCCGTGAGCATCTTGTACGTCTTCGCG
Encoded proteins:
- a CDS encoding V-type ATP synthase subunit B (produces ATP from ADP in the presence of a proton gradient across the membrane; the B subunit is part of the catalytic core of the ATP synthase complex) gives rise to the protein MKEYQTITEISGPLVFVDVDEPVAYDEIVEIETPNGDVKRGQVLESSDEFVAIQVFEGTEGIGQDASVRFLGETLKMPVTEDLLGRVLDGSGDPIDGGPDIVPEERQDIVGEAINPHAREYPEEFIQTGVSAVDGMNTLVRGQKLPIFSASGLPHNDLALQIARQASVPEEEEGGDEEGSEFAVVFGAMGITAEEANEFMDDFERTGALERSVVFMNLADDPAVERTITPRLALTTAEYLAFEKGYHVLVILTDMTNYCEALREIGAAREEVPGRRGYPGYMYTDLAQLYERAGRIKGRDGSVTQIPILTMPGDDDTHPIPDLTGYITEGQIMMNRDLNSQGVTPPVNVLPSLSRLMDDGIGEGLTREDHGDVSDQLYAAYAEGEDLRDLVNIVGREALSERDNLYLDFADSFEDEFVDQGYDTDRSVEETLDIGWDLLSIFPKDELNRVDEELIEEYYVEDAEAEEAAAAD